In the genome of Neovison vison isolate M4711 chromosome 3, ASM_NN_V1, whole genome shotgun sequence, one region contains:
- the LOC122901738 gene encoding ciliogenesis-associated TTC17-interacting protein, whose amino-acid sequence MSSKLQSTVPKAKDHQPSAEESLPAPKANAEAIHFLSTLEQEELQMLLFSETLAMVSDTGELQGELTIEVQRRQNKDEFGVMSHCLCVHAFSRGFMDKILCGNSLLGYLSWKLHVMEQHSQEFIKFRVLPMERKMTLVKQDDQLTMTRSVKEGEEVKTEVTFIPGSSTTGFISEAANLVLLRVMAWRQTVPSNARFLALDTEGKLCYSTYQDLGFQKIQVGRQQVEVFIVEQRVHSVKGIPNSCQFYLLSDGHLAKRIQVGSPGYCLITQMPILREKDEIEPRPVFEKKPLVWEEDMELYSRFVDRKEELRLSHSSYLRQHPEAQALISDFLLFLLLRQPEDVVTFAAEFFGPFAKRHPPTPALRSSHRPSPFRSLDPRDPLH is encoded by the exons ATGTCCTCTAAACTTCAATCCACAG tccccaaagccaaggacCACCAGCCCTCAGCTGAAGAGAGTCTGCCAGCCCCAAAGGCCAATGCTGAAGCCATCCACTTCCTCAGCACCCTCG agcaggaggagctgcagatGCTGCTGTTCTCTGAGACTCTGGCCATGGTCTCGGACACGGGGGAGCTTCAGGGAGAGCTGACCATTGAGGTGCAGAGACGGCAAAACAAAGACGAATTTGGAGTGATGTCACACTGCCTCTGCGTGCACGCCTTTAGCCGTGGCTTCATGGACAAGATACTCTGCGGAAACTCCCTGCTGG gCTACCTCTCATGGAAACTGCATGTCATGGAGCAACATAGTCAAGAGTTCATCAAG TTCCGCGTCCTCCCCATGGAGAGGAAGATGACTTTGGTGAAGCAGGATGACCAGCTGACCATGACCAGAAGTGTCAAGGAGGGGGAG GAAGTCAAGACCGAAGTGACTTTTATCCCAGGGAGCTCAACCACGGGCTTCATCTCCGAGGCTGCCAACCTGGTGTTGCTGAGGGTGATGGCCTGGCGGCAGACGGTGCCCAGCAATGCCCGTTTCCTGGCCTTGGACACAGAGGGCAAACTCTGCTACTCCACTTAC CAAGACCTGGGCTTCCAGAAGATCCAGGTGGGCCGCCAGCAGGTAGAGGTGTTCATCGTGGAGCAGAGGGTCCACTCAGTGAAAGGCATCCCCAATTCCTGCCAGTTCTATCTGCTGTCGGATGG GCACCTGGCCAAGAGAATCCAGGTGGGTTCCCCGGGGTACTGCCTGATCACCCAGATGCCTATCTTGAGGGAGAAGG ATGAGATTGAGCCTCGCCCCGTATTTGAGAAGAAGCCCCTGGTGTGGGAGGAGGATATGGAGCTCTACTCGAGGTTCGTGGACCGGAAG GAGGAGCTCCGTCTCAGCCACAGCAGCTATCTGCGACAGCACCCCGAGGCCCAGGCGCTCATCTCAGACTTTCTGCTCTTCCTGTTGCTGCGCCAGCCCGAAGACGTGGTCACCTTCGCCGCGGAGTTCTTCGGCCCCTTTGCGAAGCGccaccccccgacccccgccTTGCGCTCCTCCCACCGGCCCAGCCCCTTCCGCTCGCTGGACCCCCGGGACCCCTTGCACTAG